The Niastella koreensis GR20-10 genome includes a window with the following:
- the polA gene encoding DNA polymerase I: MENQSTEKKVFLLDALALIFRAYYALIRNPRITSKGKNTNAQFGFINTLLDLINNQKPTHMAVCFDTQAPTERHTEFSEYKANRQESPEDLMAAIPDIKRIIRGFNIPVLEVDGFEADDVIGTLSKKGAAAGYVVYMVTPDKDYGQLVDGNIKIYKPGYQGGDAEILGAKEVCEKWNIKEVHQVIDILGLMGDAVDNIPGIAGVGEKTAAKLLAEYGTLENVLENADKIKGALGEKVRNGRNAAILSKKLATIITDVPIEFHEEDFKLKEWNRDLLKEVFTELEFKTVAKRILGEEISIVPGAVPQGVQTDLFGQPVEAGKTKPAKSEQTEVAGDTDRAEDGDIVHAGKNIHNTAHQYRTIQEDAAIQSLIKELLEEKEICFDTETTGIDANDVELVGMSFSFKPGEAYYVPCPADQQAAHALLKQFEPVFNRPDVLWIGQNLKYDMLVLKWYGYELKGETFDTMLAHYVIEPDGKRSMDMLSAQFLGYEPVHIEELIGKKGKNQLNMRDVAIDKISDYAAEDADITLQLKQVLAPLIKTREVEKVFSEVENPLAKVLMGMEYEGVKVDVDFLRDYSKELEREAAKAEDSVYEQAGVKFNLASPRQLGEVLFERLKLDPKAKKTKTGQYATGEDVLLKLASQNKIVEDILAFRELTKLKSTYVDSLPELINRKTGRVHTSYAQAVAVTGRLSSNNPNLQNIPVRTERGREIRKAFVPRDSNRVLISADYSQIELRIVAGISGDPAMCEAFKKGVDIHTATAAKVYGVEESAVTKEQRYKAKSVNFGIIYGQGAFGLADNLGISRTEAKEIIDNYKKQFAGIQKYMDDTINFARETGYVQTIMGRKRWLRDIGSSNFTVRGFAERNAINSPIQGTAADMIKLAMVKIYHEFRKYNFESRMILQVHDELVFDAVKEEVETIKPIILECMRSALPLPNEVPVEAEIGSGTNWLEAH; encoded by the coding sequence ATGGAGAATCAATCTACTGAAAAGAAAGTTTTTTTGCTCGACGCCCTGGCGCTGATCTTTCGTGCATACTATGCATTGATCCGCAACCCACGAATTACTTCAAAAGGAAAGAACACCAACGCCCAGTTTGGTTTCATCAATACCCTGCTCGATCTCATAAACAATCAAAAGCCAACGCATATGGCTGTTTGTTTTGACACGCAGGCCCCTACTGAACGGCATACTGAATTCAGCGAGTATAAGGCAAACCGCCAGGAATCGCCAGAAGACCTGATGGCGGCCATTCCCGATATAAAAAGAATTATCCGTGGTTTTAACATCCCCGTGCTGGAAGTAGATGGGTTTGAAGCCGATGATGTTATTGGCACCCTGAGTAAAAAAGGAGCTGCTGCCGGCTATGTAGTGTACATGGTAACGCCAGATAAAGATTATGGTCAGTTGGTAGATGGTAACATTAAAATTTACAAACCCGGTTACCAGGGCGGTGATGCTGAAATTCTGGGCGCAAAAGAAGTTTGTGAAAAATGGAACATCAAAGAAGTGCACCAGGTTATTGATATTCTCGGTTTAATGGGCGATGCAGTGGATAACATTCCAGGTATTGCCGGTGTAGGAGAAAAAACAGCCGCTAAACTGCTGGCGGAATACGGTACGCTGGAAAATGTGCTTGAAAATGCCGACAAAATAAAAGGGGCCCTGGGTGAAAAAGTGCGTAATGGCAGAAACGCCGCCATCCTTTCTAAAAAGCTGGCTACTATTATTACGGATGTGCCCATTGAGTTTCATGAGGAAGATTTCAAGTTAAAAGAATGGAACCGCGATCTGCTGAAAGAAGTGTTTACCGAGTTGGAATTTAAAACAGTTGCCAAACGCATTCTGGGCGAAGAGATCTCCATAGTACCCGGCGCAGTACCACAAGGAGTTCAAACCGACTTGTTTGGCCAGCCGGTAGAAGCAGGAAAAACAAAGCCCGCTAAATCAGAACAAACAGAAGTGGCAGGCGATACCGACCGGGCCGAAGATGGCGACATTGTTCATGCGGGTAAAAACATTCATAATACCGCTCACCAATACCGCACCATCCAGGAAGACGCGGCTATCCAAAGTCTCATAAAAGAATTACTCGAGGAAAAAGAAATCTGCTTCGACACCGAAACCACAGGCATAGATGCCAATGATGTAGAGCTGGTGGGTATGAGCTTCTCCTTCAAACCCGGCGAAGCTTATTACGTTCCCTGCCCGGCCGATCAGCAAGCCGCACATGCTTTACTGAAGCAGTTTGAACCTGTTTTCAACAGACCGGATGTACTGTGGATTGGCCAGAACCTGAAATACGATATGCTGGTGTTGAAGTGGTATGGTTATGAATTAAAAGGCGAAACTTTTGATACCATGCTTGCTCACTATGTAATTGAGCCCGACGGCAAACGCAGCATGGACATGCTCAGCGCCCAATTTCTGGGTTATGAGCCCGTTCACATTGAAGAATTGATTGGCAAGAAAGGCAAGAACCAGTTGAACATGCGCGATGTAGCCATTGATAAGATCAGTGACTACGCCGCCGAAGATGCCGATATTACTTTACAGTTGAAACAGGTGCTGGCGCCGCTTATAAAGACCAGGGAAGTAGAAAAAGTTTTCAGTGAGGTGGAAAACCCATTGGCGAAAGTGCTCATGGGAATGGAATATGAAGGCGTTAAAGTGGACGTAGATTTCTTACGCGACTATTCAAAGGAGCTGGAACGCGAAGCCGCCAAGGCAGAAGACAGCGTGTATGAACAGGCTGGCGTTAAATTCAACCTGGCTTCGCCCCGTCAGTTGGGTGAAGTACTTTTTGAAAGATTAAAGCTCGATCCCAAAGCAAAAAAAACAAAGACCGGCCAATACGCTACTGGTGAAGATGTATTGTTAAAACTCGCCAGCCAGAACAAGATCGTGGAAGACATCCTGGCGTTCCGTGAACTCACCAAATTGAAATCAACCTACGTAGACTCACTGCCTGAACTTATTAATCGTAAAACGGGAAGAGTGCATACTTCCTACGCACAAGCCGTTGCGGTAACGGGCCGCCTCTCCAGCAACAACCCCAACCTGCAAAACATTCCTGTTCGTACAGAAAGAGGCCGCGAGATTCGCAAAGCATTTGTACCACGCGATAGCAACCGCGTATTGATCTCCGCCGACTATTCGCAAATTGAATTGCGTATTGTTGCCGGTATCAGCGGCGACCCCGCTATGTGCGAAGCCTTTAAAAAGGGAGTTGACATTCATACCGCTACTGCCGCAAAAGTATATGGTGTGGAAGAGTCGGCAGTAACCAAGGAACAACGCTATAAAGCCAAGAGCGTGAACTTTGGTATCATCTATGGCCAGGGGGCGTTTGGTTTGGCCGATAACCTGGGCATCAGCCGGACTGAAGCAAAAGAAATTATCGATAATTATAAAAAACAGTTTGCCGGCATTCAAAAGTATATGGATGACACCATCAACTTTGCCCGCGAAACCGGTTACGTGCAAACAATCATGGGGCGTAAACGTTGGTTGCGCGATATTGGTTCTTCCAACTTTACCGTGCGTGGTTTTGCAGAACGAAACGCCATCAACTCTCCTATTCAGGGAACGGCGGCTGATATGATCAAGCTGGCGATGGTGAAGATCTACCATGAATTCCGCAAGTATAATTTTGAATCAAGGATGATCTTGCAGGTGCATGACGAATTGGTTTTTGATGCAGTGAAAGAAGAAGTGGAGACCATCAAACCCATTATCCTTGAATGTATGCGCAGCGCACTGCCATTACC